CAAGCCATTTCCCCTCTCGTTTCACAAGCCTGTACGAGAACGGATCGACCCACGCCCCTCGATAGGTAACAACCGTCCTCGGCCTCACGGCAGAGATGTTGTCCAAGATCCATAAGGGAGCGATCACGCCGGCCCCGATCGTGGACCATTTCCAGAATGCATCTTCCTTTGCGTGCTTCGACGCCAGCGCGGCCACGCCGCCGGTCAAGACTCCTCCGAACACGCCGCCGATCACCCCGTCCAGCGCGCCCCAAGATCGCGCAGCAGCTTTCGAGGAATAGTCCCTTTCCTTCAGTCCGTCGAAGAGCATTTTGTGATCGGACGGGTAGTACCAGACTTGTCGTTCAGCTCGAGCCTGTGTGCTCATGTCGGTCGCGACTCCCGATGTCACGGCACCGGCACCTCGCGACTCGGAAGTACTCGCCGAAGGTGAAGCCATCCGTCCCGCAGCACACCCTTGAAGAACCAGCATGAGGGCTATAAGCACCAGCCGAGGGCCCCTGCGAGCCCTCGCGCCGCACACATGCGCCGGAACGGTAGAAACCGACTGGCGCCGGCCCGGCGAACTATGCTCGTTGCTCAGGAACACAAGCGCCTGCATCGAGAATTCAGTGAACATATGTACCCCCACCGGACTCACGGGTCTCGGCCGGTACAATTCCAGGAGGCCCCGTGAGGGCCCCGGACTCGACGGAAGGACGCCGGAGGGGCCTCTCAATGAACAGCCAATCGATCCAAGAAGACACGAAAGGCGATCCCGAAAGAAGCCGCCTATAACCACACTCCGTCGCGGACCGGTATCTACTGATTACCATCACTGCACATGCCGCACACCGTGGTCTCACAGAGACCAAACCGTTCATTCTTGAACGGCGTCCTTCCGACACGCCAGGATCCTTATGAACTCCTTGTCATTCGAGAGTTCCCTTATCAATATCAACAGTCCCTCATCAGCCATCGCACCCACCTGCTCATAGCTGGGAACTGCATCATATCCTCTCTCGCCCGTCCATTTGGAGACCCTAACCCTCGAGTACCGCAACGTATCCAACGACCGACAATCCCCAGCGCCCTCGACCTGTATCTCGAACACGATCGATGTCACCCAGTTGTACTGGTTGTTTGCCTTCTTGAAGGCCTCATCGGTAACGAGCTTGAAAGGCAGCGACGAGAACTCCTGAACTCTTCCTAAAACACGGAAATCGCACGCTTCGTGATCGTTCGACTCGGCAACCAAAGCATGACCACTTCTCTCGAACTCGTTCTTTATCGCATTGGTTACTATAGAATCAACGGGGTTGCTGAAGGTCGGCACCCTGCCGTCAATTCCTTCGCGGGCGTCCTCCAGCGTCTCCACACAAGTCCTCAGCGGCGGCAAAAGTCCCAACAAGGTCTTCTCCTCCTGCGGAAGTCGGGGATCTCTTCTGATGGGAATCTGGGCGCTGTATATCGCATCGATCATGGCACTCATCTTCCGCCCCTGGGCTATCGAATACCCCGCCTTGTACCCGATATTGCCTGCCGTCACCCCGCAACCGAGAAGAACGATCGCTGCCGCAACCAGGGAAGCCCCGAAGAGAATGAACGTTCCCGTCTTCATCGAACCGCACTCCTTCTTCCGGATGTCTTTAGATCGCTCCGCCTGCCGTATTGGGCGATCCAACTCCCCGCAGGGCGCCAGGATCTCAACGCCTGATTCGTCTTTCACCTCGACAGCGCCAGGCACGGTCCAGTGCGAGGTCATGCGGAGGCGAGCACCCGGAACACTCTCCCCGCTTTCGATACGCTCTTTGCTCGAAACGCGTCTCTTCTCTCCCCCCTTTCGCCCATTCACTGTTCATCAGCGGATTCATGCCCTCTGCCTTGTTTCGAAAAGTAGAGAACCGGATTCACGGTCAGATCCATCTCCACTGCAATCAGCCCGTTATCGATCGTCGTTTCAACGTTCTCTACGCGAAGGTAATCGTTCATCACGTGTAGGTTGTATTGGTACATCAGTTCATCGGGGGGCAAATTTGGATGCTCCAGGATGAAATCAACGGTCGGCTCTTTCATTTCGCGCGGCGATTCGGTCGTCATGAGCCGCGATGAGGTCTCTCGACGTACCAGGTTCTGAGCCAGATTGTGGACCGCTTCCTGCTGCGCCTTCTTGTAAACGGACTGAACGAATTCCTCCTTTTGTTCCCTCTTCCGTTCCCGTTCTGGGTCGCCCAAGAACATCTTGGTTATGTAGTCGATGACTATGGCCGATGCGAATACGGTCTGTGGTGGTGAGTATCCGTAGCGAAATTTCTCGTCCACCATCGCGCTAAATCCTTTCGACGAAAAGTGCCAGTCCGTCACTCGGTCGATTCTCTCGAGGGAGATATTGTCGGGAGATGGAGGCCGCAGGTTCGGCATCGAGACGTAATAACGATCCGACTTAGAAAGGGTTAGCGCTCTGTCGGCTCCCATTGCCTTTGTCAGGTTCGCCGCTGCTCGTTCCAGCGGAGCACCCATCAAAGCCAATACGAGCGCGCAACGATTCCCGAACTCACCACCTTCACGGCCAATGGTGTCCGAGAGGAGGGAGATCGCTTCCTCGTCTCCAACATGGCGAATGCAGTCCGCGGTACGAAGAAGTATGTCGAAGTCATTGTGGTTCGCGATGACGATCGAGATGAGGGGTCCAACCGCCTTAGTGGTTCCGACCTCCTTCAAGGAGGAGACGGCCGTTTCGACGATCGCCAAGGTTGAGTCTTCGAGGGCGTCGATTAGAAGGGCTTCCGAATCATCGTGTTTGAAGTGAGATAGGTGTTGTAGGAAAAGCCTCACCTTCAAGGGGTCCGTGCAACTCTTGATCTTCTCAAGGTGAACTTCATATCGCTTATCCCCGAAGCCGAATAAGGCCTTAGCGGCCTCGACCCAGACGCGAGGATCTTCGTCATCAATGGTCAGATGTATCGGCTCGACCGCCCTTCTGTCCCCGAAAAAAGAGAGTGCCCGAATTCCAGCGATCCTCACTTCCGGATTGACGTCGCCCAAGGATTCGATCAGCTGCGGAACTGCGTTTGTGCATTCTAGGGCCGCCACCGCTTCGGCCGCCTGGACCCTTGTCCACACCACGTTGCTCTGAAGAGCGAGCTGAACCGGTTCGCACTTTCCTGCCTCTATGGCTCGCTCCTTGTCGATCACATATATGTCGTTGGGACTCCACCTGTCCACACTGCTTAATCTGAATCCCGATCCGATGTACGTCTTGTACCAATCAAGAACACCCAAGTCTGCATATAGCCACCTCACGTAGACCGGCTCCAGTTCTTTGCCTCGAGTTTGAAATCTCACTTCGCATGTTTGCTTCGGTAGTGGCGCAAACAAATTGCCGCCTGCATCTCTCGCAAGTCGGATCGTCCCGGGTGTGGTAGTTCTGTTGTTCGGCTCTTCTACGACATAGGCGACGGCTGT
This region of Candidatus Eisenbacteria bacterium genomic DNA includes:
- a CDS encoding HEAT repeat domain-containing protein — its product is MKRTNMYYVHLLVLLSISIVVEGCSTRRLLDINVRCYPDTAVAYVVEEPNNRTTTPGTIRLARDAGGNLFAPLPKQTCEVRFQTRGKELEPVYVRWLYADLGVLDWYKTYIGSGFRLSSVDRWSPNDIYVIDKERAIEAGKCEPVQLALQSNVVWTRVQAAEAVAALECTNAVPQLIESLGDVNPEVRIAGIRALSFFGDRRAVEPIHLTIDDEDPRVWVEAAKALFGFGDKRYEVHLEKIKSCTDPLKVRLFLQHLSHFKHDDSEALLIDALEDSTLAIVETAVSSLKEVGTTKAVGPLISIVIANHNDFDILLRTADCIRHVGDEEAISLLSDTIGREGGEFGNRCALVLALMGAPLERAAANLTKAMGADRALTLSKSDRYYVSMPNLRPPSPDNISLERIDRVTDWHFSSKGFSAMVDEKFRYGYSPPQTVFASAIVIDYITKMFLGDPERERKREQKEEFVQSVYKKAQQEAVHNLAQNLVRRETSSRLMTTESPREMKEPTVDFILEHPNLPPDELMYQYNLHVMNDYLRVENVETTIDNGLIAVEMDLTVNPVLYFSKQGRGHESADEQ